Proteins from a single region of Acanthochromis polyacanthus isolate Apoly-LR-REF ecotype Palm Island chromosome 11, KAUST_Apoly_ChrSc, whole genome shotgun sequence:
- the LOC127536180 gene encoding uncharacterized protein LOC127536180: MRNQPRWRAEKKTGLFLHEEDNMKTGKIKLWFFIHLQCLLIVDLVDSSSLPSTRSLSITSMVGSQAVLPCSWKDRLGEAPTFCHVQWATLSDTVFEQRGNDRYQGAEFRGRVKVPEEQLGSGDCSLIISDVQIGDTGRYESFMVVDGQRSRGTRVFIQSVKLSVFDHKSHQSRCPGGDLVVDLHTPRSVRLVFQGRNSSVWSDVWMRGDKNTRHLEKHPLQEQLTIRNLKKSDEGTYKVLDGQGLAVSTVQLSVEENSTAARVDPMLEHRPTGAAVHSRCSHLLLVPLLVWSFHILHVF, encoded by the exons ATGAGAAACCAACCACGGTGGAGGGCAGAGAAGAAGACTGGACTGTTTCTCCACGAAGAGGACAacatgaaaacaggaaaaataaaactctg GTTTTTCATACATCTACAGTGTCTCCTGATTGTAGATTTAGTCG ACTCCTCCTCTCTGCCCTCCACCCGGTCCCTGTCCATCACCTCCATGGTGGGCAGCCAGGCGGTTCTTCCCTGCAGCTGGAAGGACCGTCTGGGTGAAGCTCCGACCTTCTGCCACGTCCAGTGGGCCACGCTGTCGGACACGGTGTTCGAACAGCGGGGTAACGACCGGTATCAGGGGGCCGAGTTCAGGGGTCGGGTGAAGGTGCCGGAGGAGCAGCTGGGATCCGGGGATTGTTCCCTGATCATCAGCGACGTCCAGATCGGAGACACCGGGAGATACGAGAGCTTCATGGTAGTGGACGGACAGAGGTCCAGAGGAACCCGGGTCTTCATCCAGAGCGTCAAGCTGTCCGTGTTCG ACCATAAATCCCATCAGTCTCGTTGTCCTGGTGGTGACCTGGTGGTGGACCTCCACACTCCTCGCTCCGTCAGATTGGTGTTTCAGGGCAG GAACAGCTCGGTGTGGTCGGACGTGTGGATGAGGGGGGATAAAAACACTCGGCATCTGGAGAAACATCCTCTCCAGGAGCAGCTGACCATCAGAAATCTGAAGAagtctgatgaaggaacgtacAAAGTTCTGGACGGACAGGGCCTGGCCGTCAGCACCGTGCAGCTCTCAGTGGAAG AAAACTCCACGGCTGCCAGAGTCGATCCGATGCTGGAACACCGACCAACAG GTGCTGCCGTCCACAGCAGATGCTCACATCTTCTCCTCGTGCCTCTACTCGTCTGGAGTTTCCACATCCTTCATGTTTTCTAA